Proteins encoded by one window of Antechinus flavipes isolate AdamAnt ecotype Samford, QLD, Australia chromosome 4, AdamAnt_v2, whole genome shotgun sequence:
- the ADGRF2 gene encoding adhesion G-protein coupled receptor F2 isoform X2 — protein sequence MYGAWKAVTYFFFFPNRSKKFSWVETMSLAILLSWLVFLQLTESCKTQCQVVNKDKVQMTNKTQDCKVPCIENSHCFKNCSAKMEGNIGFLCKNKKWQKSTDTCRTLNVFSIFEDPITNIYINTPSIKENYRTITDGVIHRCPKDFSCILKGIQNSPQIPGNIEIIVELLHNISRVLSEDVDEVKMQSYSIIANHILDSRSISLWTFIPERSSCSILLQSMISFVKNFFLRKRSLDISEEFIHILGINISKDAPKEILSFSMKVNDTDDKVTGMVLLPQEELQKLPSSSQAISIAFPTLGAILEATFFENVTVNGLILSVILPKEFQKVSLVFEKINKSRNGRTQCVGWHPTENKWDEEACEMALDSLNQTLCSCHSSKRFTSFSILMSPHVPESPILLYIMYIGLGISIGSLILCLVIEVIVWHQVTKTEISYLRHICIVNIAATLLMADMGFIVASLFGSLVQHHNSCVAVAFFIHFFYLSVFFWMLVMALLILYGIVIVFHTLPKSIAMTSAFSVGYGCPLIIAVITLAATEPGQGYVRPMTCWLNWDNTKALLAFVVPALAIIVVNLITVGIVIVKTQRPSIGSPIAQEMATIVRISKNVAILTPLLGLTWGFGIAIVIKKDSLAFHIIFSLLNALQIRDALKVRMSSVKWLSRLSEFSSESSHHPTKGSH from the exons ATGTATGGAGCTTGGAAAGCAgtgacttacttttttttttttcctaacagaaGCAAGAAGTTCAGCTGGGTGGAAACAATGTCCTTAGCAATTCTTCTTTCCTGGTTGGTGTTTCTCCAACTCACAGAATCCTGCAAAACCCAATGCCAG gtTGTTAATAAAGACAAGGTACAGATGACTAACAAAACACAAG ATTGTAAAGTCCCTTGTATTGAAAATTCCCACTGCTTTAAGAACTGTTCTGCAAAGATGGAGGGGAACATAGGGTTTTTATGCAAGAATAAAAAATGGCAGAAATCCACAGATACTTGCAGAACTCTTAATGTCTTCAGCATTTTTGAG gaTCCAATCACCAACATCTATATAAATACACCTTCGATAAAAGAAAATTATCGAACAATTACTGATGGTGTGATACACAGATGTCCAAAGGATTTCTCTTGTATACTTAAAGGCATTCAAAATTCTCCGCAAATACCAGGAAACATTGAGATCATTGTGGAGTTGTTGCATAATATTTCAAGAGTGTTGTCTGAAGATGTTGATGAAGTTAAGATGCAG AGCTACAGCATCATAGCAAATCATATTCTGGACAGTAGAAGCATCTCACTCTGGACCTTCATTCCTGAAAGAAGCAGTTGCTCTATCCTGTTGCAGTCAATGATTTCATTTGTGAAGAACTTTTTCCTAAGAAAGCGTTCTCTTGACATCTCAGAAGAATTCATTCACATTCTGGGTATCAACATATCAAAAGATGCCCCCAAAGAAATTCTGAGTTTTTCCATGAAGGTGAATGACACTGACGATAAAGTCACTGGCATGGTGCTTCTCCCACAGGAAGAGCTTCAGAAGCTGCCCTCATCTTCCCAAGCCATTAGTATTGCCTTCCCCACACTAGGGGCCATCTTGGAAGCCACCTTTTTTGAAAATGTCACTGTGAATGGGCTCATTCTGTCTGTCATCTTGCCCAAGGAATTCCAAAAGGTCTCACTGGTTTTTGAGAAGATCAACAAATCTAGAAATGGCAGAACCCAGTGTGTTGGTTGGCACCCGACAGAAAATAAGTGGGATGAGGAAGCCTGTGAAATGGCCCTGGACAGCTTGAACCAGACTCTTTGTAGTTGTCACTCGAGCAAGAGATTTacttctttctcaattcttatgtCACCCCATGTCCCTGAAAGCCCCATTCTGCTTTACATCATGTATATTGGCTTGGGTATCTCAATTGGTAGCTTAATTCTTTGCCTGGTTATTGAGGTTATAGTCTGGCACCAGGTAACAAAGACAGAGATCTCATACTTACGCCACATTTGCATTGTGAATATTGCTGCCACGCTTCTGATGGCAGATATGGGCTTTATTGTAGCTTCACTCTTTGGCAGTCTAGTGCAACACCATAATAGTTGCGTGGCTGTTGccttttttattcactttttttatctttctgtttttttctggatgcttgtgaTGGCACTCCTCATCCTTTATGGAATTGTGATCGTTTTTCATACTCTCCCAAAGTCTATTGCAATGACTTCTGCCTTCTCAGTAGGATATGGATGCCCATTGATCATTGCTGTCATTACTCTTGCTGCCACCGAACCTGGCCAAGGCTATGTGCGACCCATGACCTGTTGGCTCAACTGGGATAATACCAAAGCCCTACTTGCCTTTGTGGTCCCAGCCTTGGCCATCATAGTAGTGAACTTGATCACAGTAGGAATAGTTATTGTAAAGACTCAGAGACCTTCCATTGGCAGCCCCATAGCTCAAGAAATGGCCACTATAGTGAGAATAAGTAAGAATGTTGCCATCCTCACACCATTGCTGGGACTGACCTGGGGCTTTGGAATAGCTATAGtcataaaaaaagattctttggCATTCCACATCATCTTCTCATTACTTAATGCTTTGCAG
- the ADGRF2 gene encoding adhesion G-protein coupled receptor F2 isoform X1, giving the protein MYGAWKAVTYFFFFPNRSKKFSWVETMSLAILLSWLVFLQLTESCKTQCQVVNKDKVQMTNKTQDCKVPCIENSHCFKNCSAKMEGNIGFLCKNKKWQKSTDTCRTLNVFSIFEDPITNIYINTPSIKENYRTITDGVIHRCPKDFSCILKGIQNSPQIPGNIEIIVELLHNISRVLSEDVDEVKMQSYSIIANHILDSRSISLWTFIPERSSCSILLQSMISFVKNFFLRKRSLDISEEFIHILGINISKDAPKEILSFSMKVNDTDDKVTGMVLLPQEELQKLPSSSQAISIAFPTLGAILEATFFENVTVNGLILSVILPKEFQKVSLVFEKINKSRNGRTQCVGWHPTENKWDEEACEMALDSLNQTLCSCHSSKRFTSFSILMSPHVPESPILLYIMYIGLGISIGSLILCLVIEVIVWHQVTKTEISYLRHICIVNIAATLLMADMGFIVASLFGSLVQHHNSCVAVAFFIHFFYLSVFFWMLVMALLILYGIVIVFHTLPKSIAMTSAFSVGYGCPLIIAVITLAATEPGQGYVRPMTCWLNWDNTKALLAFVVPALAIIVVNLITVGIVIVKTQRPSIGSPIAQEMATIVRISKNVAILTPLLGLTWGFGIAIVIKKDSLAFHIIFSLLNALQGFFILVFGTFLDQKIRDALKVRMSSVKWLSRLSEFSSESSHHPTKGSH; this is encoded by the exons ATGTATGGAGCTTGGAAAGCAgtgacttacttttttttttttcctaacagaaGCAAGAAGTTCAGCTGGGTGGAAACAATGTCCTTAGCAATTCTTCTTTCCTGGTTGGTGTTTCTCCAACTCACAGAATCCTGCAAAACCCAATGCCAG gtTGTTAATAAAGACAAGGTACAGATGACTAACAAAACACAAG ATTGTAAAGTCCCTTGTATTGAAAATTCCCACTGCTTTAAGAACTGTTCTGCAAAGATGGAGGGGAACATAGGGTTTTTATGCAAGAATAAAAAATGGCAGAAATCCACAGATACTTGCAGAACTCTTAATGTCTTCAGCATTTTTGAG gaTCCAATCACCAACATCTATATAAATACACCTTCGATAAAAGAAAATTATCGAACAATTACTGATGGTGTGATACACAGATGTCCAAAGGATTTCTCTTGTATACTTAAAGGCATTCAAAATTCTCCGCAAATACCAGGAAACATTGAGATCATTGTGGAGTTGTTGCATAATATTTCAAGAGTGTTGTCTGAAGATGTTGATGAAGTTAAGATGCAG AGCTACAGCATCATAGCAAATCATATTCTGGACAGTAGAAGCATCTCACTCTGGACCTTCATTCCTGAAAGAAGCAGTTGCTCTATCCTGTTGCAGTCAATGATTTCATTTGTGAAGAACTTTTTCCTAAGAAAGCGTTCTCTTGACATCTCAGAAGAATTCATTCACATTCTGGGTATCAACATATCAAAAGATGCCCCCAAAGAAATTCTGAGTTTTTCCATGAAGGTGAATGACACTGACGATAAAGTCACTGGCATGGTGCTTCTCCCACAGGAAGAGCTTCAGAAGCTGCCCTCATCTTCCCAAGCCATTAGTATTGCCTTCCCCACACTAGGGGCCATCTTGGAAGCCACCTTTTTTGAAAATGTCACTGTGAATGGGCTCATTCTGTCTGTCATCTTGCCCAAGGAATTCCAAAAGGTCTCACTGGTTTTTGAGAAGATCAACAAATCTAGAAATGGCAGAACCCAGTGTGTTGGTTGGCACCCGACAGAAAATAAGTGGGATGAGGAAGCCTGTGAAATGGCCCTGGACAGCTTGAACCAGACTCTTTGTAGTTGTCACTCGAGCAAGAGATTTacttctttctcaattcttatgtCACCCCATGTCCCTGAAAGCCCCATTCTGCTTTACATCATGTATATTGGCTTGGGTATCTCAATTGGTAGCTTAATTCTTTGCCTGGTTATTGAGGTTATAGTCTGGCACCAGGTAACAAAGACAGAGATCTCATACTTACGCCACATTTGCATTGTGAATATTGCTGCCACGCTTCTGATGGCAGATATGGGCTTTATTGTAGCTTCACTCTTTGGCAGTCTAGTGCAACACCATAATAGTTGCGTGGCTGTTGccttttttattcactttttttatctttctgtttttttctggatgcttgtgaTGGCACTCCTCATCCTTTATGGAATTGTGATCGTTTTTCATACTCTCCCAAAGTCTATTGCAATGACTTCTGCCTTCTCAGTAGGATATGGATGCCCATTGATCATTGCTGTCATTACTCTTGCTGCCACCGAACCTGGCCAAGGCTATGTGCGACCCATGACCTGTTGGCTCAACTGGGATAATACCAAAGCCCTACTTGCCTTTGTGGTCCCAGCCTTGGCCATCATAGTAGTGAACTTGATCACAGTAGGAATAGTTATTGTAAAGACTCAGAGACCTTCCATTGGCAGCCCCATAGCTCAAGAAATGGCCACTATAGTGAGAATAAGTAAGAATGTTGCCATCCTCACACCATTGCTGGGACTGACCTGGGGCTTTGGAATAGCTATAGtcataaaaaaagattctttggCATTCCACATCATCTTCTCATTACTTAATGCTTTGCAG GGCTTCTTTATCTTAGTGTTTGGAACATTCCTGGATCAGAAG